Proteins encoded within one genomic window of Corynebacterium aurimucosum:
- a CDS encoding ABC transporter ATP-binding protein, translated as MNEQKVCDGAPGVRAERLSMSYGRTAPLILDSVDVSFPAGKFSAIIGPNGCGKSTLVKVLARLETPSAGAVHIGQEDAALLSRRKYAQRVAVMSQQSVAPEGINVRELVARGRFAHQGFMGWRSQEDERAVSRALAEVGLEELEEAEVAALSGGQRQRAWLAMALAQETPVLFLDEPTSALDIGYQHSFMKLMKELAGSKTLVAVIHDLAHVLRYADYVVAMKDGTVWDAGAPRDVINPALIEDLYGLAVRVVNADGEPAIVPVG; from the coding sequence ATGAACGAACAAAAAGTGTGTGACGGTGCGCCGGGCGTGAGGGCTGAAAGGCTGAGCATGTCCTATGGCAGAACTGCCCCGTTAATTCTCGACTCGGTGGATGTGTCTTTCCCCGCGGGCAAATTCTCAGCCATCATCGGCCCGAATGGTTGTGGAAAGTCCACCCTGGTGAAGGTGCTTGCGCGGTTAGAAACACCGAGCGCAGGTGCGGTGCATATTGGCCAAGAAGACGCAGCTTTACTCTCGCGGCGAAAATATGCCCAGCGCGTTGCTGTGATGTCGCAGCAATCCGTAGCCCCTGAGGGGATTAATGTCCGAGAATTGGTTGCGCGAGGGCGCTTCGCTCACCAAGGATTTATGGGGTGGAGGAGCCAGGAAGACGAGCGTGCTGTTAGTCGTGCGCTAGCGGAGGTAGGCCTTGAGGAATTGGAAGAGGCCGAGGTGGCGGCGTTGTCAGGTGGTCAGCGTCAACGTGCTTGGCTGGCCATGGCTCTCGCACAGGAAACGCCTGTACTTTTCTTGGATGAGCCAACGAGTGCCTTGGATATTGGGTATCAGCATTCCTTCATGAAGTTGATGAAAGAGCTGGCGGGTAGCAAGACCCTCGTTGCGGTAATTCATGACTTGGCGCATGTGTTGCGTTATGCCGATTATGTCGTGGCGATGAAAGATGGAACGGTGTGGGATGCGGGCGCGCCGCGCGATGTCATTAACCCTGCCCTGATCGAGGATCTTTACGGCTTGGCAGTCCGCGTTGTGAATGCGGACGGAGAGCCAGCAATCGTCCCAGTGGGGTGA